CCTGCCGTCGGCGCTGCACAGCGTGCTGGCGCTGGAGCCGCAGATCATTGCGTGGGCCGAAGAGTTCGCCCGTCGCGAAAACGCGCTGTTCCTGGGGCGTGGTCTGCACTACCCGATTGCCCTGGAAGGCGCACTCAAGCTCAAGGAAATCTCGTACATCCACGCCGAGGCGTATCCGGCTGGCGAACTGAAGCATGGCCCGCTGGCGCTGGTGACGGATCAGATGCCTGTCGTGACGGTGGCGCCGCGCGACGCGCTGGTGGAGAAGCTGAAGTCGAACATGCAGGAAGTGCGCGCCCGTGGCGGTCAGCTGTATGTGTTTGCCGATTCGGACACGGAGATCGCGAATGCCGAAGGCCTCCATGTGATTCGTATGCCGGAGCACTACGGCCAGTTGTCGCCGATTCTGCACGTCGTGCCGCTGCAACTGCTCGCGTATCACACCGCCTGCGCTCGCGGCACCGACGTCGACAAGCCGCGCAATCTCGCGAAGTCGGTCACGGTGGAGTGAGGTGACGAAGGCGCCTGCGTTTTCAGGCCCCGTCGGCTAGTTCGGAAAGAGGCACCTGCGGGTGCCTCTTTTGCTTTGTGCGTTCAGCGATGTCGACGTGAGTCGTTCCCGGACATCGGTGGCTTACGTCGCGGCCGACCAGACTGCGAGTTCGTAACCATCGGGATCGAGGAAGTGGAAGCGGCGACCGCCGGGAAATGAGAACACGGGACGGCTGATCGTTGCACCGGCCGCTTCGACACGCTGTTGGGCTCCGGCGAGATCGTCTGCGTAGAGGATCACCAGCGGTCCGCCGGGGCGAACCGCTTCTCCTGTCGTGAAGCCACCCGTGAGGCGTCCGTCCGTGAATTCGGTGTACGTCGGGCCGTAGTCGGTGAAGGTCCAGCCGAACACGCTGCCGTAGAACGCTTTGCTGCGTGCAATATCGCAGACGTTGAACTCGATGTTGTCGATCTGACGATCGCGGCCTCGGTGACTCATGCTTGTTCTCCTGCGGAAGACGGTTCGTCGGGAAGGGCGTAGCGGAAGTCGTAAGCGTGCTCTCCGTCGGTGATTTCGATGACGAGACTGCCGGTCAGGCCCGTCAGCGCATCGGTCCCGGAATCGGGCACGACGGTAATGGACTGCGTGGGTACGCCGCGCGTCATTGTCGAGCTGTGTTGCAACACAAACGTCCCGTTGCGTCCATGAAGCGCGCCGCGCACGGTTTCCATGGCGACGTAACCGGCTGAGCCAGGTGTGCCGCTGCGAAACGCCAGCATCTCTCCCCGACCGGTGGCACTCAGATCCCCGTGGTACGTCTTGTCCAGCGAGAGGCGGCCAAGCCCGGTGTCCTGCGCAACGGCACTCAGCGCTTCCGGCCCGAGCTGAACATCGAAAAGCCCTTTGGCGGTTTGGTTCACTTTCGTGCTCCTCCAGTCGAATATGGGTGCTGTGTTTTTGTACAGTGTTGAGTGTACTCAAACTTGCGCAAGATGCAAGCTGCATTTGCGTCGATGACGTATCGATGCCGCTTCGGTCCGATAGTCAGTACTAATGAATTATTGAGTTAGGCCGCGTCCGATTTTTCGGTGCATCTGCTCGCACCGACGCATGCGTTTCTAAAATGGCTGACTTCAACGTTTCCTGATCATGTGCAAATGCTGTTGGTGGAGCCACTGCCTGAGGCCTTGGCAGATGGGCTGCCACGGCCATTCGGCACCGTTAGCTTTCGAGGCGTTGTCTGGGATCTGAGTCATTTGTCGCCATTCGCTTTCAGAGTGCAAATCGCGGAGCGCTGCGATGTCTCCGTGCTGGTGCTATTTTCCTGTCACTGCTTCACTAAAAGCATTCAGTGGGATGCTCGGCCGATTGCTTCGATTCCGACTCAGGAGATTTACACAGACGGACGAGAGCGTCGGGTGCTGTGTCCAGAGCGCTACGCGCTTTCCCGAAAAATCCTACGCAAAATCGTGTTGAGTCTGGGGACTCGACGTATCACGTTAGCAGACGACAGGCGACCAAACTTTGTCACGCACGAACATGTCGATGCGCTGGGCCGAAAGGCGCTCTATGCCGTGTTTTTCGAGGTTGAGAGGGACCGGCGGCGCAAGCGGTTGATCTTGCGGGTGCAGTCGGCGTACGTGCTGGAGGGTGGATTGACGCGACGGCAGCGAGAGGCCAAAAAGATCGCGTTGAGCACGTTGTTACGCAACATCCACAAAGGTTCGCCGATTCGGGCGTAAGTGCATGCGACACTACAAAAACCAACGGCCACCGAAAGGTGGCCGTCGCATGCGGGATTCTCTATCTGACATGTTGCAGAACTCCCACTCCTGGTGGGACCCGGTTGCCCGGGCGGCGCTACGTTTTTCGCACCCGCTGGTACGTAGTTTTCAGGCGGGATACTAATATAGCGGCACGTGCCTGGTCAAGTTGAGGCAGACGTCGCTATTCTCCCGAGTCTAGTCTCCACCCAAACAAAAAAGGAGTCCCTTTCGGGACTCCCTCAACTACTGGAGCACTCAAATCAACGGCTAAACATCTCGCGAAGCGTTTAGCTTAGAACTTGTGGCGCAGGCCCGAGATCACAGCCGTTTGGGTCTTCGTGCTCGACGCACCGCCAGCACCGTTGATCGATGCGGCCGAGGCGTCGCCAGCGGCCTTTTGATAGACACCGACCAGATACACGTCGGTACGCTTCGAGAGCAGGTAGTCCACCGCGGCGTTGACCTGGTGGTACTTCGGACTCAGGTTGGCGAGCGTGGCGCTGCGCGTGCTGGCGTCCGTGTACGTGTACGACAGGCCCAGCAGCAGCGACGGCGTCAGGTTGTACGTGCCGTTCAGTTCGTAGTTCGACACACGTGCGCCCGTGCCGCCAACATACTTCAGCTGCGTGTTGCTATAGATGAAGCCAACGTTTGCCGGACCGAACTTGTAGCTGCCGCCCGTGGCGAGCACGCGCTGCTTGTCCACACCGACCGTTGCCGTGCCGACCTTGGCCGAGTAGAAGTCGCCGCTGTAATCGCCGGTCACTGCACCGCCGGTGTTCGCGCCGTTCGGCGTGCCGACTTCCAGGTAACCGATGCCAAACTTGAACGGACCGTTGGCGTAGCTCGCGCCCAGGCTCCATGCGCGGTTGTTCGAGAAGCCCGTGCCGTTGCCGCTATTGGCCTGGTTTGAGAAGCCATACAGGCCGCCGAACGAGAAGCCAGCGTAGTTGGCGCTCGTGTACTTGATCGAGTTGTTGATGCGGAACGAGTTGTACAGGTTGTCAACGTCGCCGACGTGCGCGCCGAGCTTCGTTGCAAACTGCTTGGCCGACGTCAGGCCGCTCACGAAGTCCACCACGGAGTCGTACTGACGACCGATGGTCACGCTACCGAACGTCTTGTTCGACAGACCGACGAATGCCTGACGGCCGAATTCACGGCTGCCCTGACCCAGAGCACCGTTCGTGATGTTGAAGCCGTTCTCCAGGGTGAAGATGGCCGACGTGCCGCCGCCCAGATCTTCCGAACCCTTCAGACCCCAGCGATTACCCGATTGCAGGCCATCAGCCGTCGTGAAGTTTTTGCTGCCACCGACGTTGCTCACGTAGGCGAGACCCCCATCGAGAACGCCATACAGCGAAACGTTGCTTTGCGCATGTGCAGCACCTGCCGCAGCGGCTGCGATCACGCCAGCCAGTGCGGCGGCCAATTGCGTCTTTTTCATCGGTCGAATCCTCTATCGAAAACTTATTAATCAATTCGAACCCTTCGCCTGTGGACGGGCGCCCCGTGGGTTCGGGCCGAACTATATCGAACGAACCCGCAATTCCATAGGTGTATTAACCAAATTACGCGACCGATGTCTGACCGATGCAACGCATCGCAGCACACCGCGACGAATGTCATCGAATTCATTTTCATGACACATGAATGCCGTAAAAAGGAATCCGCGAGAGGTCCGATGTGCAGGCCGCTTGCGCAAAACTTCACCGCAGCGTCGCCCGCCTTTCACGCTCGGCCACGAGCACCGCATAGCGCTTGCGAACCTTGTCGGCGTAGCGCTGGCGCAGCATGGCGCGTGCCTCACCGCCGCCGGCGTTATAGGCGCCCACGGCTTCCCATCCATACCCATACTGACGTACGAAGCCTGCGAGAATCCACGCGCCGGTGATGATCGACGCACAGGCGTCTTCACGTAATCGACGCTCGGTCAGACCGTAGCGAGAGAGTGTCGGCAGGTGGGCGCTGTTGATCTGCATCAGGCCGATGTCGCGCGTGCCGTTACGGTTGACGTTGCTGGCGTTCACGTCGAGATTCGATTCGACTTGTGCGATGGCGTACAGCAGCAGCGGATCGAGACGATAGCGATCTGCGGCGACGTCCCAACAGTCAGCCCGCGCGGGTGTCGACATGAGCGCTGCGACGACAGCGATTGCGGCGCAGGAATAAAGAAGATGAAAGCGACGAAAGTGACGAAAGCGACGAAAGCGACGAGAGGGACGAGAGGGACGAGAGGGACGAAGGAAGCGAAGGAGACGAGAGATCGTAGGGGATGACAATTCGAAACTCCTGACAGCGCCACGACCGCGCGGGTGGGCGAGATTATCGATAAGCGCGTGTCGCCTCGGCTTTCAGAACGCGCTCATCCGTGTGCTGGTCGTGTGTCGATTCGCGGACTCAAGGGGCTGTTGGCTCAACGTTCAGTCGTGGCATAGCGCCTTCTTTATG
This window of the Pandoraea sputorum genome carries:
- a CDS encoding VOC family protein — protein: MSHRGRDRQIDNIEFNVCDIARSKAFYGSVFGWTFTDYGPTYTEFTDGRLTGGFTTGEAVRPGGPLVILYADDLAGAQQRVEAAGATISRPVFSFPGGRRFHFLDPDGYELAVWSAAT
- a CDS encoding DUF3224 domain-containing protein → MNQTAKGLFDVQLGPEALSAVAQDTGLGRLSLDKTYHGDLSATGRGEMLAFRSGTPGSAGYVAMETVRGALHGRNGTFVLQHSSTMTRGVPTQSITVVPDSGTDALTGLTGSLVIEITDGEHAYDFRYALPDEPSSAGEQA
- a CDS encoding porin, with the translated sequence MKKTQLAAALAGVIAAAAAGAAHAQSNVSLYGVLDGGLAYVSNVGGSKNFTTADGLQSGNRWGLKGSEDLGGGTSAIFTLENGFNITNGALGQGSREFGRQAFVGLSNKTFGSVTIGRQYDSVVDFVSGLTSAKQFATKLGAHVGDVDNLYNSFRINNSIKYTSANYAGFSFGGLYGFSNQANSGNGTGFSNNRAWSLGASYANGPFKFGIGYLEVGTPNGANTGGAVTGDYSGDFYSAKVGTATVGVDKQRVLATGGSYKFGPANVGFIYSNTQLKYVGGTGARVSNYELNGTYNLTPSLLLGLSYTYTDASTRSATLANLSPKYHQVNAAVDYLLSKRTDVYLVGVYQKAAGDASAASINGAGGASSTKTQTAVISGLRHKF
- a CDS encoding transglycosylase SLT domain-containing protein; the protein is MSTPARADCWDVAADRYRLDPLLLYAIAQVESNLDVNASNVNRNGTRDIGLMQINSAHLPTLSRYGLTERRLREDACASIITGAWILAGFVRQYGYGWEAVGAYNAGGGEARAMLRQRYADKVRKRYAVLVAERERRATLR